The following coding sequences lie in one Arachis hypogaea cultivar Tifrunner chromosome 4, arahy.Tifrunner.gnm2.J5K5, whole genome shotgun sequence genomic window:
- the LOC112744809 gene encoding eukaryotic translation initiation factor 3 subunit H-like isoform X1, translating to MANTMARSFLQVAATEEAAPPLRVVQMEGLVILKIIKHCKDHSPSLVTGQLLGLDVGSVLEVTNCFPFPMREEDEEIEADGANYQLEMMRCLREVNVDNNTVGWYQSTLLGSFQTVELIETFMNYQENIRRCVCIIYDPSRADQGVLALKALKLSDAFMELYRSNNFTGEKLREKNLSWVDIFEEIPIKVSNSALISAFMTELEPDSPVTQCDYDRLQLSTSSLMERNMEFLIECMDDLSLEQQKFQFYYRSLSRQQAQQQAWLQKRRVENMSRKAAGEDPLPEEDPSNPIFKPLPEPSRLESFLITNQISNYCNQINGVSGQSFNRLYLMKALHEE from the exons ATGGCTAACA CTATGGCTAGGTCGTTCCTCCAAGTGGCTGCTACCGAGGAGGCTGCTCCGCCTCTCAGAGTCGTCCAGATGGAAGGGCTG GTTATCCTGAAGATAATTAAGCATTGTAAGGACCACTCACCTTCTCTAGTCACTGGACAGCTTCTTGGGCTGGATGTTGGCAGTGTTCTTGAAGTTACTAACTGCTTTCCCTTTCCG ATGAGGGAGGAGGATGAAGAAATTGAAGCTGATGGTGCAAATTACCAGCTTGAGATGATGAGGTGCCTGAGGGAGGTGAATGTTGACAACAATACCGTTGGATG GTACCAATCTACATTGCTTGGCTCATTTCAGACTGTGGAACTGATTGAAACCTTCATGAATTACCAG GAGAATATTAGACGCTGTGTTTGCATAATATATGATCCATCAAGGGCTGATCAAGGTGTCCTAGCCCTTAAGGCCTTGAAGCTTTCTGATGCATTCATGGAACTCTATCGCAGCAACAATTTCACTGGAGAAAA GTTGAGGGAGAAGAACTTATCATGGGTGGATATCTTTGAGGAAATACCT ATCAAAGTTTCAAATTCTGCCCTTATCAGTGCTTTTATGACAGAACTGGAACCTGATTCTCCGGTTACCCAG TGTGATTATGATCGTCTTCAATTGTCAACCAGTTCATTAATGGAGAGGAACATGGAATTTTTGATTGAATGCATGGATGACTTGTCCCTAGAACAACAAAAG TTCCAATTCTACTATAGGAGCTTGTCGCGTCAGCAGGCTCAACAGCAAGCTTGGCTTCAGAAGAGAAG GGTGGAGAACATGTCACGTAAAGCTGCTGGAGAGGACCCTTTGCCTGAGGAAGATCCTTCAAACCCCATCTTCAAGCCACTCCCTGAACCATCACGGTTGGAGAGCTTCCTCATTACTAATCAAATTTCAAACTACTGCAACCAAATCAATGG GGTGTCAGGGCAGAGTTTTAACAGACTCTATTTGATGAAGGCTTTGCATGAGGAATGA
- the LOC112744808 gene encoding toMV resistance protein Tm-2(2)-like, which yields MAGSSSHFKYDVFLSFRGYTRLRFIDTLYHALINKRIVTFRDSEELRIGEELEGALLEAIERSRMSILILCDEYPASKWCLDELVKIMECSENGRKRPVLPVYYYVEKSDVQYQLNEYAKAMAAHKEKGRYNHKLESWKSALSQVGKIYGQRCNQNTPWGKTIDKIVEEVSKRLPPLPLYVDRPLGFESELEEAKSLLEIDSHATSFMVGIHGDGELSKFVAELYNKIRPHFVAGSFLSNVSEKTNENSGGLEDLQKTLLSEMGEEVKTKIGSTFKGSSEIRQRLGQKRVVLVLDDVDRIQQLNSLAGRIDWFGPGSRIIITTRYDNLLREHELNIGVEIRRHCIVGRQVEEDDADKGDIVGFMDDFSFVIEQLYDANNNVVSIIGMGGSGKTTLAQKIYKNKEVKDFFPCRGWSRVSKDYKPREVLLRLLHSLMKSTSTYENLEMEDLKKIVSNYLKGRKYLIVLDDMWEPEVWDDLRAAFPESNGSKILITSRNEEVANYTSSRPYKLPLLDKRESWELFCKKVFPGKECPFDLEPLGRSIVESCGGLPLAIVAIAGVVAKKKRSEREWQRVKECIHWHLTRDMTKVMDVLKLSYDSLSEELKPCFRYLGIYPEDFKIPTTELIQLWMAEGFMQESGLPNSPEPEVVGEEYLKELVDRNMVLVSRQRSDGGVKECLIHDLFRDLCIILSKADNFFEVCTGSNIHTLSNPHRLSLLCSEVSYMSSIKTNQSSTRSLFFFAGEDSSHDSLKYFQSVQVLHLGGQAWFLRIPSNFQAMIFLKYLKITITTLTSEVTEAPECIWSLSNLETMDTRGWQTSCIPKEFWKLKRLRHVYILSSDGASLPTEENGDDSRTKTIMWNLQILCGVDFDTPTAFLFREGRFSNLKKLTLWLNPEREKHSLWHELLFSLQHLISLHKLKLNCCPSNLSIHAKWFPLNLAKITLRAFGKMDCSSMKALGQFPNLKVLKLLGGTIPDPLDCVTGDFPKLQVFKMMQVPVQSWTLEKGAMPRLRYLLIWDCIGLCQLPEQLWSLTTLAKVRVTDPSEELRNSLQDVKVNHNCDLKLSHSIGIGLRRRMLKDTLKMSDTNS from the exons ATGGCAGGTTCATCATCACATTTCAAGTATGACGTTTTTCTGAGCTTTAGAGGCTACACAAGACTCAGATTCATAGACACTCTCTATCATGCTTTGATCAATAAAAGAATAGTGACGTTCAGAGATAGCGAGGAACTGAGGATAGGCGAGGAGCTGGAAGGTGCTCTTCTAGAAGCAATTGAAAGATCAAGGATGTCAATTCTTATACTGTGTGATGAGTATCCAGCTTCCAAGTGGTGCCTTGATGAACTCGTCAAGATCATGGAGTGTTCAGAGAATGGAAGGAAGCGACCGGTGCTACCGGTTTACTACTATGTGGAAAAATCAGATGTGCAGTACCAGCTCAATGAATATGCAAAAGCCATGGCTGCTcataaagaaaaaggaagatacaATCACAAGTTGGAATCATGGAAGTCAGCTTTGTCTCAAGTAGGCAAGATTTATGGTCAACGCTGTAATCAGAATAC ACCATGGGGTAAGACTATTGACAAGATTGTTGAAGAGGTCTCAAAAAGACTTCCTCCCTTGCCTCTTTATGTTGATCGTCCACTTGGATTTGAATCTGAACTTGAAGAGGCAAAATCACTTCTAGAGATTGATTCTCATGCTACCAGTTTTATGGTGGGAATTCATGGAGATGGTGAACTAAGCAAATTTGTTGCAGAGCTTTATAACAAGATCAGGCCTCACTTTGTAGCTGGAAGTTTTCTTTCTAATGTCAGTGAGAAAACAAATGAAAACAGTGGTGGCCTAGAAGATCTACAAAAGACTCTTCTTTCTGAGATGGGAGAGGAGGTAAAGACTAAGATTGGAAGCACATTCAAAGGATCCTCTGAAATAAGACAAAGACTAGGCCAGAAAAGAGTTGTTCTAGTTTTGGATGATGTTGATAGAATCCAACAACTGAATTCATTAGCAGGAAGGATTGATTGGTTTGGTCCTGGTAGTAGGATCATTATAACAACAAGATATGACAATCTGCTACGCGAGCATGAgttaaatattggtgttgagattaGGAGACATTGCATTGTTGGTAGACAGGTTGAGGAAGATGATGCAGACAAAGGAGATATAGTGggattcatggatgacttcagcTTTGTAATTGAGCAGCTTTATGATGCAAACAATAATGTCGTCTCCATCATTGGCATGGGTGGGTCGGGTAAGACTACTCTTGCTCAAAAGATCTATAAGAACAAAGAGGTCAAGGATTTCTTTCCTTGCCGCGGATGGAGTCGTGTTTCCAAAGATTACAAGCCAAGGGAAGTATTGTTGAGGCTCCTCCACTCTTTGATGAAGTCCACATCTACATATGAAAATTTAGAAATGGAGGATCTAAAGAAGATAGTGAGCAATTACCTGAAAGGGAGAAAGTACTTGATAGTACTTGATGATATGTGGGAACCTGAAGTATGGGACGATCTAAGAGCAGCCTTTCCAGAAAGCAATGGCagcaaaattttaataactagtCGTAATGAAGAGGTGGCAAATTATACAAGCTCAAGACCCTACAAACTTCCACTCCTTGATAAAAGAGAAAGCTGGGAACTGTTTTGCAAGAAAGTGTTTCCGGGTAAAGAGTGCCCTTTTGATCTAGAACCTCTTGGTAGATCAATTGTTGAAAGTTGTGGAGGTTTGCCACTTGCTATTGTTGCCATTGctggggttgttgccaagaagaaaAGGTCAGAAAGAGAATGGCAGAGAGTTAAGGAGTGCATCCACTGGCATCTCACCAGGGACATGACCAAAGTCATGGATGTACTAAAACTTAGCTATGACAGCTTGTCTGAAGAACTGAAGCCATGCTTTCGATATCTTGGTATCTACCCTGAAGATTTTAAGATTCCTACTACAGAACTAATCCAATTATGGATGGCTGAAGGTTTCATGCAAGAAAGTGGATTACCAAATTCACCAGAACCAGAAGTTGTTGGTGAGGAATACTTAAAAGAGCTAGTGGATCGTAACATGGTACTTGTGTCAAGACAGAGGAGTGATGGGGGTGTGAAAGAATGCCTAATCCATGATCTCTTCCGTGACCTCTGCATAATATTGAGCAAAGCTGATAACTTTTTCGAGGTTTGCACTGGGTCCAATATCCATACTCTAAGCAACCCTCATAGATTGTCCTTGTTGTGCAGTGAAGTGTCTTACATGTCCTCAATCAAAACTAATCAATCAAGCACtcgttctttgttcttctttgcCGGAGAGGATTCTTCACATGATTCTTTAAAATACTTCCAATCAGTTCAAGTGCTACATTTGGGAGGACAAGCATGGTTTCTACGCATACCCAGTAATTTTCAGGCTATGATCTTCCTAAAGTACttgaaaataacaataactaCTTTAACTAGTGAAGTAACAGAAGCTCCTGAGTGTATATGGAGCCTTTCGAATTTAGAAACGATGGATACAAGAGGTTGGCAAACATCTTGCATTCCAAAAGAATTTTGGAAGCTCAAGCGATTAAGACATGTCTATATATTATCCTCAGATGGTGCAAGTCTACCAACAGAGGAGAATGGAGACGATAgcagaacaaaaacaataatgtgGAATCTTCAGATTCTCTGTGGAGTGGATTTTGATACACCAACAGCATTCCTATTCAGGGAGGGAAGATTTTCCAACTTGAAAAAGTTGACTTTATGGTTAAATCCTGAAAGGGAGAAACATAGTTTGTGGCATGAATTATTGTTCAGTTTGCAGCATCTGATCAGTCTTCATAAGCTGAAACTAAACTGCTGTCCTTCAAATCTTTCAATACATGCAAAATGGTTTCCTTTGAATCTTGCAAAGATTACCTTGAGAGCGTTTGGTAAGATGGACTGCAGTTCCATGAAGGCTCTAGGACAGTTTCCCAACCTCAAAGTTTTGAAACTATTAGGAGGTACCATTCCAGACCCTCTTGATTGTGTCACTGGGGATTTCCCTAAACTTCAAGTGTTCAAAATGATGCAAGTCCCAGTCCAAAGTTGGACTTTAGAGAAAGGTGCAATGCCTCGCCTTCGATATCTGTTAATATGGGACTGTATTGGATTGTGTCAGCTTCCAGAACAACTCTGGTCCTTGACAACCTTAGCGAAAGTGCGTGTCACTGATCCCTCTGAGGAATTGAGAAACAGCTTGCAAGATGTTAAGGTAAATCATAACTGTGATCTCAAACTATCACATTCCATTGGCATTGGGCTCAGGAGGAGAATGTTAAAAGACACGTTGAAAATGAGTGACACAAATTCATAA
- the LOC112744809 gene encoding eukaryotic translation initiation factor 3 subunit H-like isoform X2, whose product MANTMARSFLQVAATEEAAPPLRVVQMEGLVILKIIKHCKDHSPSLVTGQLLGLDVGSVLEVTNCFPFPMREEDEEIEADGANYQLEMMRCLREVNVDNNTVGWYQSTLLGSFQTVELIETFMNYQENIRRCVCIIYDPSRADQGVLALKALKLSDAFMELYRSNNFTGEKLREKNLSWVDIFEEIPVSSISLTFMLSTAVFPLQCDYDRLQLSTSSLMERNMEFLIECMDDLSLEQQKFQFYYRSLSRQQAQQQAWLQKRRVENMSRKAAGEDPLPEEDPSNPIFKPLPEPSRLESFLITNQISNYCNQINGVSGQSFNRLYLMKALHEE is encoded by the exons ATGGCTAACA CTATGGCTAGGTCGTTCCTCCAAGTGGCTGCTACCGAGGAGGCTGCTCCGCCTCTCAGAGTCGTCCAGATGGAAGGGCTG GTTATCCTGAAGATAATTAAGCATTGTAAGGACCACTCACCTTCTCTAGTCACTGGACAGCTTCTTGGGCTGGATGTTGGCAGTGTTCTTGAAGTTACTAACTGCTTTCCCTTTCCG ATGAGGGAGGAGGATGAAGAAATTGAAGCTGATGGTGCAAATTACCAGCTTGAGATGATGAGGTGCCTGAGGGAGGTGAATGTTGACAACAATACCGTTGGATG GTACCAATCTACATTGCTTGGCTCATTTCAGACTGTGGAACTGATTGAAACCTTCATGAATTACCAG GAGAATATTAGACGCTGTGTTTGCATAATATATGATCCATCAAGGGCTGATCAAGGTGTCCTAGCCCTTAAGGCCTTGAAGCTTTCTGATGCATTCATGGAACTCTATCGCAGCAACAATTTCACTGGAGAAAA GTTGAGGGAGAAGAACTTATCATGGGTGGATATCTTTGAGGAAATACCTGTAAGCTCTATCAGCCTTACT ttTATGTTATCAACTGCTGTTTTTCCATTGCAGTGTGATTATGATCGTCTTCAATTGTCAACCAGTTCATTAATGGAGAGGAACATGGAATTTTTGATTGAATGCATGGATGACTTGTCCCTAGAACAACAAAAG TTCCAATTCTACTATAGGAGCTTGTCGCGTCAGCAGGCTCAACAGCAAGCTTGGCTTCAGAAGAGAAG GGTGGAGAACATGTCACGTAAAGCTGCTGGAGAGGACCCTTTGCCTGAGGAAGATCCTTCAAACCCCATCTTCAAGCCACTCCCTGAACCATCACGGTTGGAGAGCTTCCTCATTACTAATCAAATTTCAAACTACTGCAACCAAATCAATGG GGTGTCAGGGCAGAGTTTTAACAGACTCTATTTGATGAAGGCTTTGCATGAGGAATGA
- the LOC112744811 gene encoding probably inactive leucine-rich repeat receptor-like protein kinase At3g28040: MASFQFLSLLIVVSVLSFCYGDSNDMNNVQLNDDVLGLIVFKSDLHDPSSSLASWNEDDSSACSWNRVQCNPATGRVTEINLDGLGLSGRIGRGLEKLQHLMVLSLSHNNFNGSITPSLTLSSTIQSLNLSHNGFSGQIPTSFLNMSSIRSLDLSHNSFSGQIPQSFFDSCNSLHYFSLSNNMFEGQIPSTISRCSSLNSIDLSNNHFAGYVDFAAVWSLTRLRQLDLSSNALSGSLPNGISSIHNLKEILLRKNQFSGSLPNDIGLCLHLNKLDLSDNQFNGVLPESLNRLKSLSYLSTSKNIFDGELPQWIGTMTSLEHLDLSNNQFMGTIPDSIGELRSLAYLSVANNKLEGNIPASLVSCTELSVIKLRGNGFNGSIPEGLFGLGLEEIDFSHNHLTGPIPAGTSRLLESLIKLDLSENNLQGNIPAEMGLLSKLRYLNLSWNDLHSHMPPEFGLLQNLTVLDLRNSALIGSVPSDICDSGNLAVLQLDGNSLEGSIPEQIGNCSSLYMLSLCHNNLSGSIPKSMSRLSKLKILRLEFNELSGEIPMELGMLQNLLAVNISYNKLTGRLPTGSIFQNLDKSSLEGNYGLCSPLLKGPCMMNVPKPLVLDPNAYNNQIGSPRQRNESSMATGLSHHHRFLSVSAIVAIAASFVIILGVIAISLLNVSVRRRLKFVDNALESMCSSSSRSGSPATGKLILLDSQSSSPDWISNPESLLNKASEIGEGVFGTVYKVPLGSHGRIVAIKKLITSNIIQYPEDFDREVRILGKARHPNLIALKGYYWTPQIQLLVTEYASNGSLQSKLHERISSIPPLSWANRFKILLGTAKGLAHLHQSFRPPIIHYNIKPSNILLDENFNPKISDFGLARLLTKLDKHVMSNRFQSALGYVAPELACQSLRVNEKCDVYGFGVMILELVTGRRPVEYGEDNVLILNDHVRVLLEQGNVLECVDPCMNEYPEDEVLPVLKLAMVCTSQIPSSRPSMAEVVQILQVIKTPVPQRMEVF; the protein is encoded by the exons ATGGCAAGTTTTCAGTTTCTGAGTTTGCTGATTGTTGTTTCAGTTTTGAGTTTTTGCTATGGAGACAGCAATGACATGAATAATGTTCAGCTGAATGATGATGTTCTTGGCCTAATTGTGTTCAAATCAGACCTCCATGACCCTTCTTCATCTCTTGCTTCATGGAATGAAGATGATTCAAGTGCTTGTTCATGGAACCGGGTTCAGTGCAATCCAGCAACAGGAAGAGTCACTGAGATCAATCTTGATGGGTTGGGATTATCTGGAAGAATTGGAAGAGGCCTTGAGAAGTTGCAGCATCTAATGGTATTGTCTCTTTCTCATAACAATTTCAATGGTAGCATTACTCCTTCACTTACACTTTCCAGCACCATTCAGAGTCTAAATCTAAGTCACAATGGCTTCTCTGGTCAAATACCAACTTCATTTCTTAATATGAGTTCAATTAGGTCTCTTGATCTTTCTCACAACTCATTCTCAGGACAAATCCCTCAAAGTTTCTTTGACAGTTGCAATTCCCTTCACTACTTTTCTTTGTCCAATAACATGTTTGAAGGACAAATTCCTAGCACAATCTCTAGATGTTCTTCATTGAATAGCATTGATCTTTCGAATAACCATTTCGCCGGTTATGTTGATTTTGCTGCTGTTTGGTCATTGACTAGGCTTAGGCAATTGGATCTTTCCAGCAATGCCTTATCAGGTTCTTTGCCTAATGGAATTTCTTCAATTCATAACTTGAAAGAGATCTTGTTAAGGAAAAACCAGTTTTCAGGTTCATTGCCTAATGATATTGGACTCTGTCTTCATTTGAATAAGCTTGATTTGAGTGATAATCAATTCAATGGAGTTTTACCAGAGTCATTGAACAGGCTTAAATCTCTGAGCTATTTAAGTACATCGAAGAATATTTTCGACGGCGAGCTTCCTCAATGGATTGGTACCATGACTAGTCTTGAACACTTGGATCTTTCCAACAATCAGTTCATGGGAACTATTCCGGATTccattggagaattgagatcATTGGCATATCTGAGTGTTGCGAATAACAAACTTGAAGGGAACATTCCGGCTTCATTAGTTTCTTGCACAGAGTTATCAGTGATCAAGCTTAGAGGGAATGGTTTCAATGGAAGCATACCAGAGGGCTTGTTTGGCCTTGGATTGGAGGAAATAGATTTTTCTCATAATCATTTAACAGGTCCAATCCCAGCAGGGACAAGCAGGCTATTGGAAAGTCTCATCAAATTGGATCTCTCAGAGAATAATCTTCAGGGGAATATCCCTGCTGAAATGGGGCTACTTTCAAAGCTTAGATACTTGAATTTGTCTTGGAATGATCTTCATTCTCATATGCCTCCAGAGTTTGGTCTGCTTCAGAATCTAACAGTCTTGGATCTTCGAAACAGCGCCTTGATCGGCTCAGTTCCATCCGATATATGTGATTCGGGTAACTTGgctgttcttcaacttgatggaaATTCATTGGAGGGGTCTATTCCAGAGCAGATTGGAAATTGTTCATCTCTTTATATGCT GAGTTTGTGTCACAATAATTTAAGTGGTTCAATCCCAAAGTCCATGTCAAGGCTAAGCAAGCTCAAGATTCTGAGATTGGAGTTCAATGAACTGAGTGGAGAGATACCAATGGAGCTTGGAATGCTCCAAAACCTTCTTGCTGTGAACATATCATACAACAAGCTCACAGGTAGGCTTCCAACAGGAAGCATATTTCAGAACTTGGACAAGAGTTCCTTGGAAGGAAACTATGGTCTTTGTTCACCATTGCTGAAAGGTCCATGTATGATGAATGTACCAAAGCCACTAGTTCTTGATCCAAATGCTTACAACAACCAAATAGGATCTCCTAGGCAAAGAAATGAATCATCTATGGCTACTGGCCTAAGTCATCACCACAGATTCCTTAGTGTTTCGGCCATTGTCGCGATTGCAGCTTCATTTGTGATCATATTAGGAGTTATTGCTATTAGCCTACTCAATGTTTCTGTAAGGAGAAGGTTAAAATTTGTGGACAATGCCTTGGAAAGCATGTGTTCGAGTTCTTCAAGATCCGGAAGTCCAGCCACAGGGAAGCTAATTCTGCTTGATTCGCAGTCCAGCTCGCCGGATTGGATCAGCAATCCGGAATCCTTGCTCAACAAGGCATCAGAGATTGGTGAAGGAGTGTTTGGAACAGTGTACAAAGTTCCATTGGGATCACATGGAAGAATTGTTGCAATCAAGAAACTCATAACCTCAAACATAATCCAATATCCTGAAGATTTCGACAGAGAAGTTAGGATCCTTGGAAAAGCAAGGCATCCAAATTTGATTGCATTGAAAGGTTATTATTGGACACCTCAAATTCAGCTTCTAGTAACTGAGTATGCATCAAATGGTAGCCTCCAATCCAAGCTTCATGAGAGAATCTCTTCAATTCCTCCACTTTCTTGGGCTAATAGGTTCAAGATCTTGCTTGGAACAGCAAAGGGTCTTGCACATTTGCACCAGTCATTCCGGCCACCCATAATTCACTACAACATAAAGCCAAGCAACATCCTTCTTGACGAAAACTTCAATCCGAAGATATCGGATTTCGGGTTGGCAAGGCTTCTAACAAAGCTTGACAAGCATGTTATGAGCAACAGGTTCCAGAGTGCATTAGGCTATGTTGCACCAGAGTTAGCATGCCAGAGCTTAAGGGTGAATGAGAAATGTGATGTGTATGGTTTTGGAGTGATGATTCTTGAGCTTGTGACAGGTAGAAGGCCAGTGGAGTATGGTGAGGACAATGTGCTAATACTCAATGATCATGTTAGAGTTCTTCTTGAGCAAGGGAATGTGTTGGAGTGTGTTGATCCATGCATGAATGAGTATCCAGAAGATGAAGTTTTGCCAGTTTTAAAGCTTGCAATGGTTTGCACTTCTCAGATACCTTCTAGCAGGCCTTCTATGGCAGAAGTTGTTCAAATTCTTCAAGTCATTAAGACTCCAGTTCCTCAAAGGATGGAAGTTTTCTGA